The following are encoded together in the Adhaeribacter arboris genome:
- a CDS encoding glycoside hydrolase family 31 protein, with translation MKKLVFLLIIFCITTVYAQKQELNWREITPGVWESIIGDPEGIDLLQIAETKPRTDALQKLGKPLFPEQIKSSKAEVTDGKTYLHFPLQKEEQLFGLGLNFKTVQQRGTIKNLHVDHYNGQDDGRTHAPVPFYVSDKGYGILVNSARYLTVYAGTSVRTDSKDFPPERNRNDPQAGWEAQPYSDAVEVLVPAKGVKVYLFAGKNALEVVQRYNLFNGGGTLPPKWGLGFTHRTPTLFTDEQILEEVTAFESKGYPLSFVGLEPGWQSTSYPNSFVWDKTRFPQPKPFLNELLKKNIRVNLWINPYPGSKSPVYEVIKPYTASHTVWVGLVPDFTLKPVQDLYRKLFTAEHLKMGVAGYKVDEVDGYDKWLWPDVATFPSGIPAEQMRQIYGLKFQKMVDGWFREQNTRTYGLVRASNAGASNLPFVIYNDYYDHRDFITALCNSSFIGVLWTPEARSSKTDEEWLRRMQTVCFSPMAMLNAWADGTKPWTYPAVAEPIKQVMLLRMQLLPYLYTTFAQYHYEGKPPIRAMNLVEGFSFAAKSEKAALNSTDNPYGLALKEDMKDQYMLGDYLLVAPLFAGEKSRKVILPPGKWFDFYSGKLAGAGEVIRVTPERNKMPLFVKDGGIIPLIPPALHSPTKATVLPLTIRHYGEKEGSWNLYDDDGETFDYEQGAYTWTKLEVTKNKKGLLKGNTPKPNNKNFRYKNIRWEFMTPSN, from the coding sequence ATGAAAAAACTAGTCTTCCTTCTGATTATTTTTTGCATTACTACCGTTTACGCCCAAAAACAGGAATTAAATTGGCGAGAAATTACACCCGGCGTTTGGGAATCAATTATTGGTGATCCCGAAGGAATTGACTTATTGCAGATAGCCGAAACGAAACCCCGTACGGATGCGCTGCAAAAGTTAGGTAAGCCTCTTTTTCCGGAGCAAATAAAATCAAGCAAGGCCGAAGTGACGGATGGTAAGACCTACCTGCACTTTCCCTTACAGAAAGAAGAACAATTATTTGGTTTAGGGTTGAATTTTAAAACCGTTCAGCAACGAGGAACCATCAAAAACCTGCACGTGGACCATTATAATGGCCAAGACGATGGCCGCACGCACGCGCCGGTTCCTTTTTATGTGTCCGATAAAGGCTACGGCATCCTGGTAAACTCGGCGCGTTACCTTACGGTTTATGCCGGAACTAGCGTCCGGACGGATAGCAAAGATTTTCCACCCGAACGAAATCGGAACGATCCTCAGGCTGGTTGGGAAGCGCAGCCGTATTCGGACGCGGTAGAAGTTTTGGTGCCGGCTAAGGGCGTGAAAGTTTACCTATTTGCCGGTAAAAACGCCTTAGAAGTAGTGCAGCGCTATAATTTGTTCAACGGTGGAGGTACTTTGCCGCCTAAATGGGGCTTGGGTTTTACCCATCGAACACCTACTTTATTTACCGACGAACAAATTCTGGAAGAAGTAACTGCTTTTGAGAGCAAGGGCTATCCATTAAGTTTTGTAGGCTTGGAACCGGGTTGGCAAAGCACCTCTTATCCGAATTCCTTCGTGTGGGATAAAACCCGTTTTCCGCAGCCTAAACCATTCTTAAACGAGTTATTAAAAAAGAATATTCGCGTTAATTTATGGATTAACCCTTACCCAGGTTCTAAATCTCCGGTTTATGAAGTAATTAAACCTTATACTGCTTCGCATACCGTATGGGTTGGTTTGGTACCCGATTTTACTTTAAAGCCCGTTCAGGACTTATACAGAAAACTATTTACGGCCGAACATTTAAAAATGGGAGTAGCCGGGTATAAAGTAGATGAGGTAGATGGCTATGATAAATGGCTTTGGCCGGATGTAGCAACTTTTCCGTCGGGTATACCCGCCGAGCAAATGCGGCAGATTTACGGCTTGAAATTTCAGAAAATGGTGGATGGTTGGTTTCGGGAACAGAATACGCGTACCTACGGTTTGGTGCGGGCTTCTAATGCGGGGGCTTCTAATTTACCCTTTGTTATCTATAATGATTATTACGATCACCGCGATTTTATTACGGCATTGTGCAACAGTTCTTTTATCGGGGTTTTGTGGACTCCCGAAGCCCGTTCTTCTAAAACCGACGAAGAATGGCTGCGTCGGATGCAAACGGTATGTTTTTCACCGATGGCCATGCTAAACGCCTGGGCGGATGGTACCAAGCCCTGGACGTACCCGGCAGTGGCCGAACCAATAAAACAAGTAATGTTACTCCGGATGCAATTACTACCGTATTTATACACCACGTTTGCGCAGTACCACTATGAAGGAAAGCCACCCATACGAGCCATGAACCTGGTAGAAGGTTTTTCTTTTGCCGCTAAATCGGAAAAGGCTGCCTTAAACTCCACCGATAATCCTTACGGTTTGGCGCTGAAAGAAGACATGAAAGACCAGTATATGTTGGGTGATTATTTACTGGTGGCTCCGCTTTTTGCCGGGGAAAAAAGCCGGAAAGTTATTTTACCGCCGGGCAAATGGTTTGATTTTTACTCCGGGAAATTGGCCGGTGCCGGGGAAGTAATTCGAGTTACGCCGGAGAGGAATAAAATGCCGCTTTTTGTAAAAGACGGCGGCATTATCCCGCTTATTCCACCAGCTTTACATAGCCCCACTAAAGCAACGGTATTACCTCTTACCATCCGGCATTACGGAGAGAAGGAAGGTAGCTGGAATTTGTACGACGATGATGGCGAAACCTTTGATTACGAACAAGGCGCTTATACCTGGACCAAACTGGAAGTTACTAAAAATAAGAAAGGTTTATTGAAAGGAAATACTCCAAAGCCGAATAATAAGAATTTTCGTTATAAGAACATTCGTTGGGAGTTTATGACTCCTTCCAACTAA
- a CDS encoding sodium:solute symporter produces MKLPLIDLLVFLGYMAGIVLYGCSFYFRNKSADAFTVGSGNLPAWVVGLSIFATYVSSISFLALPGKAYQTNWNGFVFSLSIPLASYVAVRFFVPLYRSINSVSAYYYLETRFGAWARIYASACYLLTQLARMGSIMFLLALPMNALFGWDVPLIIIGTGIGVLLYSLMGGIQAVIWTDAIQAIILIAGALACALVLLFSLPAGPGQLFSLAAEQNKFSFGSLSTSLSDSTFWVILIYGLFINLQNFGIDQSYVQRYLTTKSEKEAKFSTWLGSLLYVPVSALFFFIGTALYAYYQAQPNLLPVALQDPALSDRVFPYFIAHGLPTGLTGLLIASIFAAGMSTISTSLNSSATIILTDYYQRYFQKNASEKSSMWVLYLASLLMGILGVLAALAMLQVKSALDAWWALSSIFSGGMLGLFLLGYFSRQALKRDALIGVIAGVLVICWISLSPAYFEKTASPLKSALHPNLAIVFGTTAIFVMGFCTAQLFNRTGKTNSKSREAASLNRKV; encoded by the coding sequence TTTTTTTGGGGTACATGGCAGGCATTGTACTGTACGGCTGTTCTTTTTATTTCCGGAACAAATCGGCGGATGCTTTTACGGTGGGTAGCGGCAATTTGCCGGCCTGGGTAGTAGGTTTATCTATTTTCGCCACCTATGTTAGCAGCATTAGTTTTCTGGCGTTACCCGGCAAAGCGTACCAGACCAACTGGAACGGATTTGTGTTTAGTCTTTCTATTCCGCTGGCTTCGTACGTGGCGGTGCGGTTCTTTGTCCCGCTTTACCGGAGCATTAACAGTGTATCGGCGTATTATTACTTAGAGACCCGTTTTGGGGCCTGGGCGCGCATCTACGCTTCGGCGTGTTACTTGCTCACGCAATTAGCCCGGATGGGGTCGATCATGTTTTTGTTGGCCTTGCCCATGAACGCGTTGTTTGGTTGGGATGTCCCACTAATTATTATCGGAACCGGCATCGGGGTATTGCTTTATTCGTTAATGGGTGGTATTCAGGCCGTAATCTGGACGGATGCTATTCAGGCTATTATTCTTATTGCCGGGGCCTTGGCTTGTGCGTTGGTTTTACTTTTCTCTTTACCCGCTGGCCCGGGCCAACTTTTTTCCCTAGCGGCGGAGCAGAATAAGTTTAGCTTCGGCAGCCTGAGTACTAGTTTGTCGGATTCTACCTTTTGGGTAATCTTAATTTACGGCTTATTTATTAATTTACAGAATTTTGGGATTGATCAGAGTTACGTGCAGCGCTATCTTACTACTAAATCCGAGAAAGAAGCTAAATTTTCTACCTGGTTGGGGAGCTTGTTGTATGTGCCCGTGTCGGCTTTGTTTTTCTTTATTGGTACGGCGCTTTATGCGTATTACCAGGCGCAGCCCAATTTGCTGCCCGTTGCTTTGCAGGACCCGGCTCTTTCGGATAGGGTATTTCCTTACTTTATTGCTCACGGCTTGCCGACTGGCCTCACTGGTTTGTTGATTGCTTCTATTTTCGCGGCGGGTATGAGCACTATTTCCACCAGTTTAAATAGCTCCGCTACCATTATTCTTACGGATTACTACCAGCGGTATTTTCAAAAAAACGCGAGCGAAAAATCTTCGATGTGGGTGCTTTACCTGGCTTCTTTGTTAATGGGAATACTGGGGGTATTAGCCGCTTTGGCTATGCTGCAGGTGAAAAGCGCTTTAGATGCCTGGTGGGCTTTATCTTCTATTTTCAGCGGGGGAATGTTAGGTTTGTTTTTACTCGGTTATTTTTCCCGGCAAGCCTTAAAACGGGATGCCCTAATAGGTGTAATTGCCGGGGTACTGGTAATTTGCTGGATCAGCTTGTCGCCGGCTTATTTTGAAAAAACAGCGTCACCTTTAAAAAGCGCCTTACACCCTAACTTGGCTATTGTGTTTGGTACAACCGCTATTTTTGTAATGGGCTTTTGTACCGCGCAACTTTTTAACCGCACCGGAAAGACTAATTCTAAAAGCCGGGAAGCAGCTAGCTTAAATCGAAAAGTTTAG
- a CDS encoding NAD(P)H-dependent oxidoreductase produces the protein MQKEEKKILIINGSIRGKQGNSGALSIAAEQYLHSKLFATASIITLAEPMPGIQQVYDLLTSSHGFLIITGTYWNNYGSSLQRFIEIISAFENSPALFGKPVACAVSMDSVGGADVASRIQSVFSGLGCWSPPCSTLVVSRVGQEAISASKGQVDDPNEDVWRVEDLEIVLKNLVKATSLPPDVWVSWPHVTLKIPDGEWPATGNLDLNSPRFL, from the coding sequence ATGCAAAAAGAAGAAAAGAAAATTTTAATTATAAACGGCTCTATCCGGGGTAAGCAAGGCAATTCGGGGGCGCTTTCAATAGCTGCCGAGCAATACTTACATTCTAAACTTTTCGCCACTGCTTCTATAATCACCCTCGCCGAACCTATGCCTGGCATCCAGCAAGTTTACGATTTGCTTACTAGCAGCCACGGGTTCTTAATAATTACGGGCACTTACTGGAATAATTATGGTTCTTCGTTGCAAAGATTTATTGAAATTATTTCGGCATTCGAAAATTCTCCCGCCCTTTTTGGTAAGCCGGTTGCCTGTGCCGTAAGTATGGATTCTGTTGGAGGAGCAGATGTTGCGTCCAGAATACAATCGGTTTTTTCCGGGTTGGGTTGTTGGAGTCCACCGTGTTCCACTTTAGTGGTATCCCGAGTAGGGCAGGAGGCCATTTCAGCCTCTAAAGGGCAAGTGGATGACCCCAACGAAGATGTTTGGCGGGTAGAGGACCTGGAAATTGTCCTTAAAAATTTAGTTAAAGCCACCTCCTTGCCGCCTGATGTATGGGTTTCCTGGCCCCATGTCACCCTTAAAATTCCGGATGGAGAATGGCCGGCGACCGGAAACTTAGATTTAAATTCTCCCAGATTTCTTTAA
- a CDS encoding LacI family DNA-binding transcriptional regulator, giving the protein MANHTPTMKEIAKHLGVSVTTVSRALQNHPRIGLRTREQVHAWVQKIGYVPNSTAIYLKKKCTFNIGVVLPFLTEQFFSLAISGIEDTTMSHGYSVLVVQSRNNFERERTAITSLIKHGVDGIIVSVASETQTYLHLDEAQKHGVPVVLFDRVIKRAPNSCVYSDIVVGAYEAIAFLIARGLTRIALLNGPNTLQATEERLKGYVKALQEHQISINIHYIKSVNLTKEDTIRKTHELLNLPEVPQAILAFHDYVALDAMQVCKERGLHINKDISFVSFSNLSFCSYLDHPPIASIEQFPYEMGEKAAQILMNALSHPETATRQEVVIKSKLVQR; this is encoded by the coding sequence ATGGCCAATCATACCCCTACCATGAAAGAAATTGCCAAACATTTGGGGGTGTCGGTTACAACGGTTTCCCGGGCTTTGCAAAACCATCCGCGGATTGGCTTACGTACCCGCGAACAAGTACACGCTTGGGTACAAAAAATAGGGTACGTTCCTAACTCGACGGCCATTTATTTAAAGAAGAAGTGCACTTTTAATATTGGGGTGGTATTGCCTTTTTTAACCGAGCAGTTTTTTTCGCTGGCCATTTCCGGCATTGAAGATACCACCATGAGCCACGGCTACAGCGTATTGGTCGTGCAATCCCGGAATAATTTTGAGCGGGAACGAACCGCTATCACCTCACTCATTAAACACGGGGTAGATGGGATAATTGTATCGGTAGCTTCGGAAACGCAAACTTACCTGCACCTCGACGAAGCCCAGAAACACGGGGTTCCGGTAGTATTATTTGACAGGGTAATTAAGCGGGCTCCCAACAGCTGCGTGTATTCCGATATTGTGGTGGGAGCTTACGAGGCCATTGCTTTTCTGATTGCCCGCGGTCTTACCCGGATTGCTTTATTAAACGGCCCGAACACTTTGCAGGCCACCGAAGAACGTTTGAAAGGCTACGTGAAAGCTTTGCAGGAACACCAGATTTCAATTAACATTCACTACATTAAAAGTGTGAACCTTACTAAGGAAGATACCATCCGGAAAACGCACGAATTATTAAACTTACCCGAAGTACCACAAGCCATTTTGGCCTTTCATGATTACGTGGCGTTGGATGCCATGCAAGTTTGTAAAGAACGGGGTTTGCACATTAATAAAGATATTTCGTTCGTTAGCTTTTCTAATCTTTCTTTTTGCTCTTACCTCGACCACCCTCCTATTGCTTCCATTGAACAGTTTCCGTACGAAATGGGCGAGAAAGCCGCTCAAATTTTAATGAACGCCCTCTCGCATCCGGAAACAGCTACCCGGCAGGAAGTAGTAATTAAATCGAAGCTGGTGCAACGTTAG
- a CDS encoding NADP-dependent oxidoreductase, producing the protein MKAIITTAPGGVENLKLQEVEKPQPGPNEVLIKVLALSVNPVDVKTRKGGTFYNQLNEEPPVILGWDISGTVAAIGSAVTEWQEGDEVFGMINFPGKGRAYAEYVLAPANHLARKPQNITHAQAAATTLAALTAYQVLVHEAKLQSGQHLLLHAAAGGVGHFAVQIAKHLGATVSGTASAANASFIKELGVDYPIDYKAQPLEEAVKEVDLVFDPVGGETTATSINLLKKSGILVSIVGGVKEHLTSQINEKGISAKNYLVHSSGADMAALARWLEQGMLKPVIEHQFKFEEMAKAHAQIETGRTRGKVVVILTDEIVPSS; encoded by the coding sequence ATGAAAGCAATTATTACCACCGCTCCGGGTGGCGTCGAAAACTTAAAATTACAAGAAGTAGAAAAGCCCCAACCAGGACCCAACGAGGTGCTGATTAAGGTTTTGGCGCTAAGTGTAAATCCAGTGGATGTTAAGACCAGAAAAGGAGGTACTTTTTATAACCAGCTGAACGAAGAGCCTCCGGTAATTCTCGGATGGGACATTTCGGGTACGGTAGCTGCTATCGGCAGTGCGGTTACGGAGTGGCAAGAAGGCGACGAAGTATTTGGCATGATTAACTTTCCCGGCAAAGGCCGGGCTTACGCCGAATACGTGCTTGCTCCGGCCAATCATTTAGCGCGTAAACCGCAAAACATTACCCATGCCCAGGCCGCTGCCACCACCTTGGCGGCCCTAACGGCGTACCAGGTACTGGTGCACGAAGCAAAGCTTCAAAGCGGTCAGCATTTGCTCCTGCACGCCGCCGCCGGGGGAGTAGGTCATTTTGCGGTACAAATAGCCAAACATTTGGGAGCAACGGTAAGTGGTACAGCTTCGGCAGCAAATGCTTCTTTTATAAAAGAATTAGGCGTAGACTACCCGATTGACTACAAGGCCCAACCTCTCGAAGAAGCTGTAAAAGAAGTAGATTTAGTTTTTGACCCAGTGGGCGGTGAAACTACCGCCACATCTATTAATTTGTTAAAAAAAAGCGGTATTCTAGTCTCGATTGTGGGAGGAGTAAAAGAACATTTAACCAGCCAGATCAATGAAAAAGGCATTTCGGCCAAGAACTACCTGGTGCATTCCAGCGGTGCCGACATGGCAGCACTGGCCCGCTGGCTGGAACAAGGCATGTTAAAACCCGTGATTGAACACCAATTTAAGTTTGAAGAAATGGCAAAAGCCCACGCACAGATTGAAACCGGCCGAACCCGGGGCAAGGTGGTAGTAATTTTAACAGATGAAATTGTTCCTTCTTCTTAA
- a CDS encoding mevalonate kinase family protein gives MIRVSTPGRICLFGEHQDYLGLPVIAAAISRRIFLTGQHRPDKKILLHLPDINDQEVFDLAPELTYEKPRDYFRSAINIIQRQEKISFSRGLEVTVRGNIPINSGTSSSSALQVSWINFLLQTADQPIQKSQAEIGELAYQAEVLEFGEPGGMMDHYSTAMGNIIYLESQPKIYVETFRPSLGTFVLGDSQQPKDTLNILKRVKFGMLEALRKIKAYHPGFDLHVTPLSSAPEYHSVLTDDEMLLFKSNLSDRDILREAKQLLKQGKLDSEALGSLLNQHQDNLRDAKGVSTPKINAMIEAALRAGALGAKINGSGGGGCMFAYAPEQPEAVVEAIEQQGGKAYIITVDEGTRLEPLTAPVVKEV, from the coding sequence ATGATCCGTGTTTCTACTCCCGGCCGGATTTGCTTGTTCGGAGAACACCAGGATTACCTGGGCTTACCGGTTATTGCCGCCGCTATTTCCCGACGGATTTTTTTGACGGGTCAGCATCGACCGGATAAAAAAATACTGCTGCATTTACCGGATATTAATGACCAGGAAGTTTTCGATTTAGCCCCCGAGCTTACGTATGAAAAACCGCGCGATTATTTCCGGAGTGCTATAAATATTATTCAACGACAGGAAAAAATTAGTTTTTCGCGGGGCTTGGAGGTAACGGTGCGGGGGAATATTCCCATTAATTCGGGTACTTCGAGTTCTTCGGCTTTACAGGTTTCCTGGATAAATTTTCTTTTACAAACCGCCGATCAACCCATCCAAAAGTCGCAGGCTGAAATTGGGGAGCTGGCTTACCAGGCCGAAGTGCTGGAATTTGGCGAACCCGGCGGCATGATGGATCATTATTCCACGGCCATGGGGAATATTATTTACCTGGAATCGCAACCTAAAATTTACGTCGAAACGTTCCGGCCCTCGCTCGGTACCTTTGTTTTAGGCGATTCTCAACAACCAAAAGATACTTTAAATATTTTAAAAAGAGTAAAATTTGGTATGCTAGAGGCGCTCCGGAAAATTAAAGCGTACCATCCGGGTTTTGATTTGCACGTAACTCCTTTAAGCAGTGCGCCCGAGTACCATTCGGTGCTGACGGATGACGAAATGTTACTTTTTAAAAGTAATTTATCGGATCGGGATATCTTGCGCGAAGCCAAACAATTGCTAAAACAAGGGAAATTAGATTCGGAGGCGCTCGGTAGCTTGTTAAACCAACACCAGGATAATTTGCGGGATGCTAAAGGAGTGTCTACCCCTAAAATAAACGCTATGATTGAAGCAGCGCTACGGGCTGGTGCCCTAGGGGCCAAAATTAATGGTTCGGGCGGCGGCGGCTGTATGTTTGCGTACGCGCCCGAGCAACCCGAAGCAGTAGTAGAAGCCATTGAGCAGCAAGGCGGTAAAGCTTATATTATTACTGTTGATGAAGGTACTAGGTTAGAACCCCTTACAGCCCCAGTGGTAAAGGAAGTTTGA
- a CDS encoding FkbM family methyltransferase, producing MRKLVLRLLKLLNPGTIKIRHHYTHKPLFLDAFMHKGYWYHGKKREPETMNFFQETITPGNTIVEVGAHIGYISQYFSFLAGDKGKILIFEPGTNNIPYLQKNIAKLNNVVLVQKAVSNQNGVANFYLENLTGQNNSLINDYQRFNATLANSGVKVSKKMVEVETVTLDSYLKQFYPDTTIDFIKMDIEGAELIALTGMTETLKKYKPNLMIEVTVNDYEVIQILNDLGYNLFNPKKVRVNNFRKINGNVLGIHHSRPDVLDKFNVSLKSNVLQPAT from the coding sequence ATGAGAAAGCTTGTTTTAAGACTTTTGAAATTATTAAATCCGGGTACTATTAAAATCCGTCATCATTATACCCACAAACCTTTATTTTTAGATGCTTTCATGCACAAAGGTTATTGGTATCATGGTAAAAAAAGAGAGCCGGAAACCATGAATTTTTTTCAGGAGACTATAACACCCGGAAACACAATTGTGGAAGTTGGGGCGCATATCGGTTACATTAGTCAGTATTTTAGTTTTTTGGCGGGTGATAAAGGTAAAATATTGATTTTTGAGCCGGGTACGAATAACATTCCCTATCTACAAAAAAATATTGCCAAATTAAATAATGTAGTACTGGTTCAGAAAGCCGTATCTAATCAGAATGGAGTGGCCAACTTTTATTTAGAAAATTTAACCGGTCAAAACAATTCATTAATCAATGATTACCAACGGTTTAATGCTACTTTAGCTAATTCGGGGGTTAAAGTAAGTAAGAAAATGGTAGAAGTAGAAACCGTTACGCTCGATAGCTATTTAAAGCAATTTTATCCCGATACGACCATCGATTTTATAAAAATGGATATTGAAGGGGCCGAATTAATTGCTTTAACCGGAATGACTGAAACCTTAAAAAAGTATAAACCTAATTTAATGATTGAAGTAACGGTAAATGATTATGAGGTAATACAAATATTAAACGACTTAGGTTATAATTTGTTTAACCCAAAGAAAGTTCGGGTGAATAATTTTAGAAAAATCAACGGAAATGTATTAGGCATTCATCATTCTAGACCCGATGTTTTAGATAAGTTTAATGTGTCATTAAAAAGCAACGTATTACAACCTGCAACCTAG
- a CDS encoding Gfo/Idh/MocA family protein — translation MTNFVNRREFIRKSSTVLAATAATSFLPSGLLAQKAAPKVRLGFIGVGLRGRNHVHNALAFPGVTITAICDIDPAAIAATQKILREAGHKEAKVYGKNDHDFENLVKRDDVDGVIIATPWEWHVPMALAAMNARKYAGVEVSATVKLEESWALVDTFEKTGAHCMILENVCYRRDVMAVLNMVRQNLFGEIVHLQCGYQHDLRGIKFNDGKQPAGVGVEFGPKAFSEAKWRTQHSVDRNGDLYPTHGLGPVAEMININRGNQFLYLTSMATKSLGLHKYIVDNGGENHPNAKVKFKLGDIVQTMIKCANGETILITHDTNLPRPYSLGFRVQGTNGLWMDDGDKIYIEKVSKTNDEWEPDTEYMKKYDHKFWQQFEKEAEGAGHGGMDYFVMRDFVEAVRNKTAPPIDVYDAAAWSAISPLSEQSIAQNSASIPIPDFTRGKWKNRKPVFAV, via the coding sequence ATGACAAATTTTGTTAACCGGCGAGAATTTATCCGGAAGAGTTCCACGGTTTTAGCGGCTACAGCGGCCACCAGTTTTTTACCTTCGGGTTTATTAGCCCAAAAAGCGGCTCCTAAAGTACGTTTAGGATTTATTGGAGTGGGTTTGCGGGGTCGCAATCATGTGCATAATGCTTTGGCTTTCCCGGGAGTAACTATAACCGCCATTTGCGATATTGATCCGGCAGCTATTGCAGCCACTCAAAAAATATTACGCGAAGCAGGCCACAAAGAAGCCAAAGTTTACGGTAAAAACGATCATGATTTCGAGAACTTAGTAAAGCGCGATGATGTGGACGGGGTCATTATTGCTACTCCCTGGGAATGGCACGTGCCCATGGCGCTTGCTGCCATGAATGCCCGTAAATACGCGGGGGTAGAAGTGTCGGCTACGGTGAAACTAGAAGAATCATGGGCTTTGGTGGATACCTTCGAAAAAACGGGTGCGCATTGTATGATTCTCGAAAATGTGTGTTACCGTCGCGATGTAATGGCCGTTTTGAATATGGTGCGCCAAAACTTATTCGGGGAGATAGTGCACCTGCAATGCGGTTACCAGCACGACTTACGGGGTATTAAATTTAACGACGGAAAACAACCGGCCGGCGTAGGGGTAGAATTTGGGCCTAAAGCCTTTAGCGAAGCCAAATGGCGGACGCAACACTCCGTTGACCGTAACGGCGATTTGTATCCGACCCACGGCCTGGGACCAGTTGCCGAAATGATTAACATTAACCGGGGCAACCAGTTTTTGTACTTAACTTCTATGGCTACCAAAAGTTTGGGCTTGCATAAATACATTGTCGATAACGGCGGCGAAAACCACCCGAATGCCAAAGTGAAATTTAAGCTGGGCGATATCGTGCAAACCATGATAAAATGCGCTAACGGCGAAACCATTTTAATTACCCACGATACCAACTTGCCGCGCCCGTATTCTTTGGGCTTCCGGGTGCAAGGCACCAACGGCCTCTGGATGGATGATGGCGACAAAATTTACATCGAGAAAGTGAGCAAAACCAACGATGAGTGGGAACCAGATACCGAGTACATGAAAAAATACGACCATAAATTTTGGCAGCAATTCGAGAAAGAAGCCGAAGGCGCCGGCCACGGCGGAATGGATTATTTCGTGATGCGGGATTTTGTGGAAGCCGTCCGGAACAAGACAGCCCCACCCATTGATGTGTACGATGCCGCGGCGTGGTCGGCCATTAGTCCTTTATCGGAACAATCCATTGCTCAGAATTCCGCCTCTATTCCGATTCCGGATTTTACCCGCGGCAAATGGAAAAACCGGAAACCGGTTTTTGCAGTTTGA